Proteins found in one Pelmatolapia mariae isolate MD_Pm_ZW linkage group LG7, Pm_UMD_F_2, whole genome shotgun sequence genomic segment:
- the LOC134631598 gene encoding thromboxane-A synthase-like codes for MQAVGDFLNVFNIEVSRISVTLSLFLVFLGLLYWYSVHPFSVLSRCGIKHPKPVPFFGNLFMFQQGFFKPMSYLIKTHGRVCGYYLGRRPVVIIADPDMLRQLMVKDFSSFPNRMAFRFATKPMTDCLLMLRNEQWKRVRSILTPSFSSAKLKEMVPFINVAIDALMKNLNGHAESAQAFDIHKCFGYFTMDVIASVAFATQVDSQNNPDDPFVHHAQMFFNFSFFRPILLFFMAFPFLAAPMAKLIPNERRDKMNNFFINSIQKIIKQREEQPPEERRRDFLQLMLDARTTKESVSLEHFDTSNDPEEIEHRNQETQPSGSVQENGPPHSQEPSVRRPQKKMMTEDEIVGQAFVFLLAGYETSSNTLAFTCYLLALHPGCQLRVQKEVDDFYTRHESPDYTNVQELKYLDMVVCEALRLYPPGFRFAREVDHDCVVNGQFLPKGMTVEIPAGFLHYDPEHWPEPEKFIPERFTPEAKASRHPFVYLPFGAGPRNCVGMRLAQLEIKMALVRLFQSFSIVPCSETKVPLELKSSSTLGPKNGIFVKITRRDQSDGPFSSPSDD; via the exons ATGCAGGCTGTAGGTGACTTTTTAAACGTGTTCAACATTGAGGTCAGCAGAATATCTGTGACACTCAGCCTCTTCCTCGTTTTCCTCGGTCTCCTCTACTG GTATTCAGTCCATCCCTTCTCAGTCCTCTCACGATGTGGCATCAAACATCCAAAGCCAGTGCCTTTCTTTGGCAACTTATTCATGTTTCAGCAG ggttttttcaAACCTATGAGTTATCTAATAAAAACACATGGTAGAGTTTGTgg GTATTATTTGGGGCGCAGACCAGTCGTGATAATAGCGGATCCTGATATGCTCAGACAGTTGATGGTCAAGGACTTCAGTAGCTTCCCTAATAGAATG GCTTTTCGCTTTGCCACCAAGCCCATGACTGACTGTCTACTCATGCTGAGGAATGAACAATGGAAGCGAGTACGGAGCATCTTGACCCCATCCTTCAGCTCTGCCAAACTGAAAGAA ATGGTTCCATTCATCAACGTAGCCATCGATGCCCTGATGAAGAATTTAAATGGCCACGCTGAGTCAGCACAGGCCTTTGACATCCACAA GTGCTTTGGCTACTTTACCATGGATGTTATTGCCAGTGTGGCATTTGCAACTCAGGTGGACTCGCAGAACAACCCAGATGACCCGTTTGTCCACCACGCTCAGATGTTCTTCAACTTTTCCTTCTTCAGGcccattttgttatttttca TGGCTTTTCCTTTCCTTGCCGCTCCCATGGCAAAACTTATCCCCAATGAAAGACGAGATAAGATGAATAATTTCTTCATTAACAGTATTCAGAAGATCATCAAACAGCGAGAGGAGCAGCCTCCTGAGGAG AGGCGTAGAGACTTCCTTCAGCTGATGTTAGATGCTCGAACCACCAAAGAGAGTGTGTCATTGGAGCACTTTGACACATCAAATGACCCCGAGGAGATCGAACACAGGAACCAGGAGACCCAGCCTTCGGGCTCGGTTCAGGAAAATGGCCCTCCTCATTCACAGGAGCCGTCTGTCAGGCGTCCACAGAAAAAGATGATGACTGAGGATGAGATTGTTGGTCAGGCTTTCGTCTTCCTCCTGGCAGGCTATGAAACCAGTAGCAACACTCTGGCGTTCACCTGCTACCTCTTGGCCCTCCACCCTGGATGTCAACTCAGAGTACAGAAAGAGGTGGATGATTTCTACACTAGACAT GAATCGCCTGATTACACAAATGTCCAGGAGCTGAAGTATTTGGACATGGTTGTATGTGAAGCATTGCGCCTCTACCCTCCTGGATTCAG GTTTGCACGAGAAGTTGACCATGACTGTGTAGTGAATGGCCAGTTCCTTCCTAAAGGAATGACAGTGGAGATCCCTGCAGGCTTCCTCCATTATGACCCAGAACATTGGCCAGAGCCTGAGAAGTTCATCCCAGAGAG GTTTACCCCAGAGGCCAAGGCCAGTCGACATCCATTCGTATACCTACCGTTTGGGGCCGGCCCTCGCAACTGTGTGGGAATGAGGCTCGCCCAGCTTGAAATCAAAATGGCTTTAGTGCGCCTGTTCCAAAGCTTCAGCATTGTGCCCTGCTCTGAGACCAAg GTTCCTCTTGAGTTGAAGTCATCAAGCACTCTTGGACCTAAAAATGGCATTTTTGTGAAAATCACAAGAAGGGACCAGAGCGATGGTCCATTCAGTTCTCCATCAGATGATTAG